A stretch of Gammaproteobacteria bacterium DNA encodes these proteins:
- the ruvC gene encoding crossover junction endodeoxyribonuclease RuvC has translation MTRILGIDPGSRVTGFGVVDSDGQRTVHLASGRIVPREGDLGERLRWIFEGIRGVVDEHGPEEVAIEDVFVARNAGSALKLGQARGAALLAGVLGGLPLFEYPPARVKQALTGHGRAEKGQVQHMVRLLLGLGEAMPEDVSDALAVALCHAHARTTLARLPATRGWRAGRLR, from the coding sequence ACCCGCATCCTCGGCATCGACCCCGGCTCCCGCGTCACCGGCTTCGGCGTCGTCGACTCCGACGGCCAGCGCACCGTCCACCTGGCGAGCGGGCGCATCGTGCCGCGGGAGGGGGACCTCGGGGAGAGGCTGCGGTGGATCTTCGAGGGCATCCGGGGGGTAGTCGACGAGCACGGCCCCGAGGAGGTCGCGATCGAGGACGTGTTCGTCGCCCGCAACGCCGGGTCGGCGCTGAAGCTCGGCCAGGCCCGGGGCGCCGCGCTGCTGGCGGGCGTGCTGGGGGGTCTGCCCCTCTTCGAATACCCGCCTGCCCGGGTCAAGCAGGCGCTCACCGGGCACGGGCGGGCCGAGAAGGGACAGGTCCAGCACATGGTCCGGCTGCTCCTCGGACTCGGCGAGGCGATGCCGGAGGACGTCTCCGACGCTCTCGCGGTGGCGCTCTGCCACGCCCACGCCCGCACCACGCTCGCCCGCCTGCCCGCGACCCGGGGCTGGCGGGCCGGGAGGTTGCGGTGA